In the Arachis hypogaea cultivar Tifrunner chromosome 20, arahy.Tifrunner.gnm2.J5K5, whole genome shotgun sequence genome, CCACGATGTCAGGTGGTCTTTCCCCTGACGAACGTCGCTCATCATTTGCTGAAACCGCTTGGCGGCGCGATGGTCATAGGTCTTCCTGATCATGCATTGTGCTCTGCATCCCATATGAATTTTTCCAGGATTAGTTAGTCAGAATGAAATATAGTTCCTATACAGTTAAGTAATTCAAACAAAATTGGGTTCTTACCGCCCACTTCTGAAATCACTGCTCTCTTACATCAGCCGGAATCTGTGTGTAGGTCGGCCACGGGCAGTCATACATGAACTTAATGACCTCAAATATCTCCTGTGTTCACGCATTGGGGGTTTCGTTCAAACCTATTAGAGAAAAAATATCACATTAACAAACACATAAGATAAACAAacttaaaataaacaaatttaatattaaaagattGAACTCACGACTGCATGCCATCGGGCCAAATCCGCAGCCGGATGACAAACGGTGGTGGAGGGGTATCTTGCTCTGAGGCATGGGAGGAATCACCCACCGCGGACTCTGTCGACGTCATCGCTGCATCTGCAGTGGGTGTAGCAGAAGGAGGCATCCAGTTCGAGTTTAGGACCATGATGAATTGCTGGTCTGATGGACCCGCCTGTGACATCACAAGGTTGAAGGGGTAGCCAGGGTAGAGGGTGATGACTGGGCAGCCCTGGGGGATTCGGTGGAAGTCCGCCTTCTACCACGACCACGTGACCCACTCGACCTACCTCTGCTACCTGTCGTCATATCTGTACAGCGAATATATTAgtaacatattaataacataacaaataccaataaataataacataagaatAAACTAAAGAAGtaataaataattctaaaaatgttttagtttagtaaatttaaaaaaaaagaaattacataatgttttagtttcaaaataattaaattagaatgaataagtgttttggttagtttatCAAACTAACAAGTGCCTATAAAGCACTAAAACACTAATTGCAAAGGAGAAAAATTTCTTTCATAAGAACCAAaatgaatatatacatatatagttcTCTTGAAAATGTCATAAATGTTTATCATTTCACCAACTTACCAAAATAAAAAACGTAAACTAAGATcgaaataattattcaaattaaaaattgtacaaaaatacagCAACCTAAcaattaattataacaatttcgaaaacataattttagtttttccgATTTCGCTGAAAATCTTATAAATATTTTGACAGAGTTTCCCCTAACCTTTGGATTTTTCCACCCTTCAAATGTTTGATCCAAACCAAATATCCATCAACCCCTCTCAACTGGTTTATTTTTTCAATCATTATTAAGGTAACATACAAACGGCTCAATCATTATTAACACAATCAagcatttttctaataatttcaaCAGCAAGAATCAGTAAACAGCTCAATAATCTAACATTTTTCAACAATCTCAGAGTCTAATCTAACATATTCTAACCTATCCTAACCACCTAAATtcactaaaacagaaaattaaactaactaatctctactaactaattaattaacttgaTATAACAGAATTTGAAATAACTAGAGTTCAAACAAAAAAAGTTGAAGAGGAGTGGAGGTGCAGTAGCAGCAGAAGCAGAAGCGATGGGAGCGTTGCAGCAGTGGCGACAGGGACATTCAGGAGCGGCAGCAACATCTTCAGCAGCAGAACAACGTCTGAGGCAGCGGTGGCAGCGCTGGAAGCAACTGCGGCGGCAGAGGAGGTTGTGGGGAGGGGAGAAGTTAGAGAGAGAGTGGGAGggtgagaggagagagagagagagagagagagagagagagagagagagagagagagagagagaggggggggaaGGGTTCGTGGTTCTAATTTAGGGCAcgattaccgtcagatttaccggCGGATATTTCTAACGGTAATGCGGTGCGGATCACCAAAATGCAGTGTTACATTTCATTAAACGTCTCTACCGTCAGATCTATCCGACTGTAACTCCAATGCTAAAGTTTGTCGTCAATTTGTCGTGGTTTTCGGCCGAAAGTTACCGGTAGATTTACCGTCGGAGGAGACTATCTTCCAGTAATTATTTGACATGACAAATTTCACATCAAACCTATCGCTAAATCCAACGCTAAGTCTGATGGTTATTATCGTCGCTAAATTCAACGGTAAATCCGATAGTATTCaacattttcttgtagtgataattACATTGTTTCTACGTTCTATTTGGTATCTCTCATAGAATAATAAagttaaatataatactaaatccAATAATATATGATTTAATACTTTAATACAAAAAGtatattgtataatttttttgacAATCAAATGTGGTGAGTTACATAGAAttctgtaattttattttatctaattttattttatgttatcgtATAAATGGTATATAATAACTTCATtttgtcaaaaaataaaataaaataaaatagtcgtataaataaatgtattaagaattaatttttagaaaaattaataaaaattactgAAGGTTATTTATGATAAAAAGAAATTATtgcttttaaaaattgaattttttttaaaaattattaagcaATTATAAGTTTCCAtgtaaaaaaacaaagaaaatcattatTGAGAAAGTTGGACTATTCAAACTTTAAAAACACCTTTTTCTTCCCATGGCAATGCATGGGGCCTCCCACTGTTCAGTTATATATTTGCTCTACAGCATGCACATgccataataattattatttattagtgtGCTTGTTTTTTTTAAGGTaaagtaatttaatttattttttgacaatttttctgcaaataatttagataaaataattatatctttttttacaAATAGCATCAATTCTCTAGATGCCataaaaagaattatataattatttttttaaaatcaattttccTCCACCAAAATTGATTCTACATGCTCCCACAGAATTTCCATACGAACAATGAACAAGAAACATTGTTCTATTCCTTTTTCCCTGGGTTTTATGTGTAACCCTCTTTTTGGGTTCACCCCTTGTCCTTTTCAGTTGTTGGGTATTGCATGATTATACTGATAACCGTATTCCATTTTTCTTCAACATTTATGCATTTATGTGAGTTAAAACTTTattccaaattttttaataagatgATGATTCGATTTTTAGCAAAATTCCTCACCACCAGATAACTGCAAATTTCATGAATCACATGAACGACAAGTCATAATGTTTGATTCCTTATTCTATAATTTGTTTCACTTCTTTATGAAGTTATGCATTATAAGAATGTAGTTCCGAATGTGGTTGTGTTAAGGGAACAAAATTCATTCATCAAATCATTTTTTGGACCTATATATTACAGTGCATatatgctttctttctttttcacatcAAACTCATTGATAACATTATTGTTTGTCATTATAGAGGTTCTCtaataatgtttttaatttttaaaaagataaagtatattttttatttttaatattttaattcaatttaattttgtccTTAATATTTAAACAGGTCTGCTACACATTCATATAACCATATAACCAAGTTGGCCCAAGCCCAAATTGATTCAAGCGCATTAAATGCAGAGTGAGAAACAAGCGCCAGACTAAAAAACGTCTCATTTTCCATTCGCGCTTCATTATGAACGAACGTTACATCTTTAACACGAAACCAATACaccaaaacactcattctcttcgaatctctctGAACATCACTCAAACTTCAATCACATTTTTTGCGGAAACCACTACTACAAACGAATCGGAAGAAGATTTCGCAAGCAACAACCAGAAACAAACTAAAAGAGCAACAAAGACTACAAAAGGTATGAGAAAACTACTGTTCATTTAAAATCTTGCAATGTCGCGTTTCGCctagtttcattttatttttactgGTTTGATTTGTTTCGTTTAATGGATTGAACTATTGTGAAtgatttttacagtataactagggtTTTAAAATATAGTTGCTTGTTCTTATTGGTTTGGATAGTTTAACTAGAGCTCTGTTAATATCTTCAGTACTTCTTTTTCATTGaagaatactattcttgttgattgaaaattgataatgatttattaaccacatgaatatttttcggttcggtggcctttgtgattttggttctatGCATGAAGAATTTTGGTTCGGTGGATTGTGGCATATTAATTAACTTGATTAGGATATACATGCTTGTGGTTAttgatgtattgaatgagttttgtttaggacaattgacattagagacaactctttcactttgataagcCATACTACTGTAAAATTGTCTCATTATATTTGATTAAGATATATGTGGTTGTTCTTAtttgtatgaataattatatacatTTTTCGGTTCAGTAccctttgtgattttggttctgtgcATGAAAGATTTTCGATTCGATGGGTTGTGACATTTTAATTGACTTGTTTAACATACACATGCTTAtggttgttgatgtattgaatgagttttgtttaggACAATTCACATTACAGAAAACTTTTTCACTTTGATAAGCCATACTACTGTAAtagtattcttgttgattgaaagttgatcatcatttattaacAATATGAACATTTTCGGTTCGGTAGCCTTTGTGATTTTAGTTCTGTGCATGAAGGATTTTCGGTTCGATGAGTTGTCGCATTTTAATTGACTTGTTTAACATACACATGCTTGtggttgttgatgtattgaataagttttgtttaggacaattcacattagagacaactctttaactttgataagccatactactgtaatagtattcttgttgattgaaagtcgatcatcatttattaaccacatgaacaTTTTTCGGTTCAGTAGCCTTTGTAATTTTGGTTCTGTGAGTGAAcaattttcggttcggtgggttgtgacattttaattgacttgtttaacatatacatgcttgtgcttgttgatatattgaatgaaatgttgaccaaaattttttattacaccAAAACACAAGAAGAAAATGGCAACAATGAAGGAGAAGGCACCTTATAACATAAgtagattaaatatatttatccacTTTCATTTgaataatatctattttgtattataaatatatcctcaCATTCTGTTTCAAAACTTGCAGAAAACTCACTATTGCAAATGCCAAACAAAGGCAATAGCAACAGTGTACAGGGaaatgagtcaagaaaagaaagatattgcGGAAGAAATGGGATTTGGTGCCCTGGCACATGTGCCAGAAATGAACGTCTATAATACACTGTTGATAGAATTGCTTGATCGGTTTGATGTGGAGAGAGGATGCCTGAAAACTCTACAGGGGACAATATACATAACTCCTCAGAAAGTAGCAGCTGCCATCGGCATAACCAACAGAGGTAATACATTTTTTACTTACTGCTTATTTTCAGTTCATTGGTGTCTGGAAAATTAAAATGACCGTTTTTGTCTGAtttttgctattaaaatattgtagggaatctttttcctaaaaaggttgaTTACAACAAGTTGAATCCAGCAGACAAGGAAATATTTGACAGCGTCAAAAATATTTCCTTGGTGACTTTGGCAAGGAATGTGCTGGATATGAGTATAGAAGGGGAGGAGAACTGGAAAAAATTCAAGAGGACTTTTGTTGTCTTCATACAAAAGTGCTTCTTGCTCCCCACAACAGTAAGTGTGGCCTCCCCAATCCACAAGCCACCGATCTTTCATGTGGACAACATTAGGGAATGGGATTGGGCAAAGCATGTTCTCAACTTCTTaatgaaaagagttgaaaataagAGAGATGGGAAGAAACAGTCTGTTGATGGCTGTGTTTTTGTATTAATGTTGATATACTTCCGTGAAACAAAGTTCCCCCGCCTGTTTGCACCTGATGCTCCCCTTGCATCATGGGTGGCCTATTGGACAAGGGAAAAGATCATTGAACGGATTTCATCCAAAACAACACAACCATTGGTAAGTACTATActaaaattttccaaaaaaattgCTTTGAAATGCTTTTaggttataattaaattatttgtccTACTTGCAATTGTTAGTTTGTTCATTTGAATGTTTCTGCattaagaaatatttttttatgaataaatagTTATCATGTACTATTCACCAAATGAATGTTTTTCGATTTGGTAGGATTACTTCATTTGGTTCACCGTGTTGTTAATTTGTTCTTTTGATGATTAAATAATTGAGACCTTGTTTCTGTTTTAGGGACTTCtgtatagaaagaaaaaaagaaataaaaaacaaaaataagtaaCTTGgacgaaaaagaaaaaggaaagaaaataaaaaagaaaactgttGAGACagattcttcttcagaagaggaaaGACTTTCCCAATCTGAATATGAAAGCCAGTAAGTTTAATTTTCatatcaattttatttaatttgtatttgcttaaatttgttcttatgtgcttgttcttatgtattgcagggaagaagaaataaaaaaaaccaccacaaaaaaagaaaacaaccattgaaggtggttaaaaaaaaaaagcctctGCCTATAGATTCAGAGAGCACAAGCAAATCTGAAAACGGGTAAGTATTGCATAATTTTGTGAGACGTTTTGTTGAttgcatatatatttattttcggttcggtgggcttCTAAGTTTCGGTTTAgcaatttaatttatttcagttcgGTGGTATCTGTGGGTTTGGTTGACTTCATTGTTAGTGTTGTGTCTCCGGTATAAATTCAACGTGTTTATCTATTTTACAGAGAAAATGAAATTGAGAAAACAcccataataaaaagaaaaaaacaacccGAAAGGGTGGCAAAAATACCAACCCAACCTGACAAGGAGTAAGTTTCTCGAATCATATATTTTTTACTGATACTTATATTTTAGGTTCCttgatacttattttatgaactttcagaattgaacaagcaaaagacaatgctaccaaaaaaagaaaacgagCATTGGAGATGATAAGGgaaaaaagatcaaagaaaagaaatgatggaGCTCAGTCAACAAACATTGCTCTGGATCAGTTTGACTCTCCACAGGCACAAAATAATTTCTCTCAAACGTAAGATTAAGTTTATTATTTCCGAATTCTTtttcttactttgcttacttttgCTACCACCTTTTCTAATTCCTCTAGATAcaattactaatatttatttatattgcttAGGGTGCCGACTATAAATATGGATAGTGAACAAGTCTTACAGACTCAAGGAAGTTCTACACCTTCTGTAAATGCTGCGAGCAATATCAGGTAAATTGGTACACTGCATATtgtattttcggttcggtggttgCCCAAAAATGAATTTAATGTCTTTCTAGACCTCTGCTTTTAATCttggtttctaattttaatttcttatttttttagaaaaaatacccCGGAAAGTCcggtcaaatattttagaaaaaataaaatcttccaAGAAAGACGTCTAAAACTCCACGagtgtaagttaaaaatatttatgttactcttttagatttagttaataatttttgtttaattaatcacaaGAAAATTGTGTTTAAATGTCACTAGAGCTACACCTGAATCTGAAGTACAAATCATTGAGTTTCAACAACAAACTCGTTTGGAATCTTTGGAAGTGTGAGTTTTTCAATGTGCAAATtcctatttttcaaaacaaattctaattatccaacattaactttatttttatttacattcCTTAGACCTCCTCTTGCATTGGCTCTTCCAAGTTCAGTTTAGGAAGAGTTGATGAAGGATGACTTTATCTATGTCCCTCCACAAGAGGAAAAACAACAAACTTCTAATAATAAGtaagttaataaatatttattcaccacatgaatctTGTTCAATGTTTACTGCTTATAAATGGTTTAATTATGGTTCAGTTGAAACCAGAAATAAATTCAATATGTTCTTATCTTTGGACTCTCTTCTGATTATTATAGCTGCCCTCAAGAAGCTGAAAAGCAGGGTATTACAGTATCTCTTATGAGTTCTGTAATTGAAGACTTATTCAAAGATGACTATGTGTATGAAATTTCTAATAAAGAGTAAGTTtcacaaaaaaaatctttttattaattttaatggttgTTATTgaactgttttctatttaatgcaacaaCCCTGCAAAAGAACAACAGCAACAAGCCCAAGAACCACCGATGCAACAACAATCAGAACAAGAAGCACCTGTTAATGTGTAAGCATTAAATTCTTTAATATCACTTTTGTTTaatataatttcggttcactgtAAGTTTGGATTTTGGTTCAGTATAACTTTGGTTTTTGGTTCACTATTATGATTAGTGTAATTTCTGTTAAATATCATTGTTAAATATGATAATAGTTTGGGATAATTATAGAAATGTTTACTGTTTAATGAAGCAGATCTCTGGAACAGCCCTGCGAAGAACCAACAGCGCAACAATCCAAACAAGAAGAACCTGTTCATGTGTAAGTTTTACTTCTTATATAAATATCGATAATGTTTACTGCTTATACATGGTTTAATTATGGTTCGGTTGAAACTAGAATGAATTCAATGTGTTGTTGTCTTTGGACTCTCTTCTGTTTCTTATAGATGCCCTCTAGAACCCAAAAAGTAGGCTGTTACAGGGTCTCTTACAAGCTCTGTTATTGAAGAGTTTTTCAAGAATGCCGATGTCTATCAAGTTTTTGATGAAGAACAATCACAAGAACCTCAAGTGGCACGACAATCAGAAAACAAAACTCTAATCTTGTCATCATTTGACAGGTatgttacttgcttttctttaatatcatttttgtttaatataatttcggttcactgtacgtttggatttgggttcactaTTTGTTTGGATTTCGGTTCACTATAGTGATTAAATATCacttttttttaatatcatttttaaatATCTATCATCCTGCAGTGCTGCTCAACCTAAGGAAAGGGAAGATGAAAGGCCTTCCTTTAGCCGTGGGATAAGTCCACCAGCATCTCAACCAACTCAGCCCTCTCAAGAGAGTAATTCACAGTTTGAAATCCTGGTAGAGGCGGTGGTAAATGCTGGAGTGGCAGCAGCATTAAAATTTGCTAAAGGAACATCTTCAGAACCAACCTTAACAGCGGCTCAAGTTTACAAAACCCCGtagaaaaagacaaaaatcacAAATGAGCTTATCGAAAAGTGTTATCATTGAATGACACATGTGAAAAAGACAAAAGATGGTACCAATGAATATGAACTTGTATTTGTCTTGAAACATGAGGGACTCTACAAGGGATTAAGAGAATATTTCATGTCTCTAATGCCCAAAGAAGATGTGCATGCTGTAGTAAATTCTTTTCCAATTGCattaacattaatgatttttttaaacactcttatatagtatatctcataaattttcaTCTTGTAGGTGGTTAGTATACACAGCATGATTCTCAACGAAATAAAAACTAAGCGGTATGAGAAACAAATATACATTGTGCCACAGGATATTGTGGTAAGCTAAATTTCCTATTCACTGCTGATTACTTTTCGGTTCGGTCAGAATGTAAATATTGGTTCACCTGATTTTTATGTCTTCCCTA is a window encoding:
- the LOC114926044 gene encoding uncharacterized protein — protein: MSQEKKDIAEEMGFGALAHVPEMNVYNTLLIELLDRFDVERGCLKTLQGTIYITPQKVAAAIGITNRGNLFPKKVDYNKLNPADKEIFDSVKNISLVTLARNVLDMSIEGEENWKKFKRTFVVFIQKCFLLPTTVSVASPIHKPPIFHVDNIREWDWAKHVLNFLMKRVENKRDGKKQSVDGCVFVLMLIYFRETKFPRLFAPDAPLASWVAYWTREKIIERISSKTTQPLGLLYRKKKRNKKQK